One part of the Oceanihabitans sp. IOP_32 genome encodes these proteins:
- a CDS encoding sulfurtransferase, whose translation MNTYINIESPVVSVEWLHQNCNADNLVILDGTIKKTNDALQKQIPKARFFDIKNKFSDQSQPFPNTFPSAEQFQKEARNLGINNTSAIVVYDDKGIYSSARVWWLFKAFGFNNVAVLNGGLACWIDAGFTVEPQKHYNYKEGDFIAKPQSNVMCFFNDVKKASDNKTHKIIDARSAARFNCLEAEPREGLRRGNIPNSKNIPYSCLITNAGLLKSKRELQTIFSEVISRDDSLIFSCGSGITACILALGADICGYKNIAVYDGSWTEWGTLIK comes from the coding sequence ATGAATACCTATATAAACATAGAATCACCCGTTGTTTCGGTAGAGTGGCTTCATCAAAATTGTAATGCTGATAATTTGGTGATTTTAGATGGCACGATTAAAAAAACTAACGATGCCTTACAGAAACAAATTCCGAAAGCCCGATTTTTCGACATAAAAAATAAATTTAGCGACCAGTCGCAACCATTTCCAAATACTTTTCCATCAGCAGAACAATTCCAAAAAGAAGCTAGAAATTTAGGTATTAATAACACCAGTGCTATTGTAGTTTACGATGACAAAGGGATATACTCTAGTGCGCGAGTTTGGTGGTTATTTAAAGCTTTTGGCTTTAACAATGTTGCCGTTCTAAATGGTGGTTTAGCTTGTTGGATAGATGCTGGATTTACAGTCGAGCCCCAAAAGCACTACAATTATAAAGAAGGTGATTTTATAGCCAAACCGCAATCAAATGTCATGTGTTTTTTTAATGACGTAAAAAAAGCTTCAGATAATAAAACACATAAAATAATTGATGCGCGATCTGCCGCTCGATTTAATTGCCTAGAAGCAGAACCTCGTGAGGGTTTAAGACGGGGAAACATCCCCAATTCAAAAAACATTCCGTATTCATGCTTGATAACGAATGCGGGGTTGCTGAAATCCAAAAGAGAATTACAAACTATTTTTTCAGAAGTTATCAGTCGTGATGATTCGCTTATTTTTTCATGCGGATCGGGCATAACAGCATGTATTTTAGCTTTAGGAGCAGACATTTGTGGCTATAAAAATATTGCGGTTTACGATGGATCGTGGACCGAGTGGGGCACCTTAATTAAATAG